The following proteins are co-located in the Xyrauchen texanus isolate HMW12.3.18 chromosome 41, RBS_HiC_50CHRs, whole genome shotgun sequence genome:
- the stub1 gene encoding E3 ubiquitin-protein ligase CHIP, giving the protein MASSPEKSSSAQDLKEQGNRLFLSRKYQEAATCYSKAINRNPSVAVYYTNRALCYVKLQQHDKALADCKHALELDSQSVKAHFFLGQCQLEMENYEEAIGNLQRAYNLAKEQRLNFGDDIPSALRIAKKKRWNNIEEKRINQENDLHAYLSKLILAEKEREMEDSRFKQSEDSQNGSEISKIKSKHDKYLMDMDELFSQVDEKRKKRDIPDYLCGKISFELMREPCITPSGITYDRKDIEEHLQRVGHFDPVTRSPLTQDQLIPNLAMKEVIDAFMQENGWVEDY; this is encoded by the exons ATGGCGAGCAGCCCGGAGAAAAGCTCCTCGGCACAGGATCTCAAGGAGCAGGGCAACCGTCTGTTCCTCAGCCGCAAATATCAGGAGGCCGCAACCTGCTACAGCAAAGCCATT AATCGGAATCCCTCGGTGGCCGTGTATTACACTAACAGAGCACTATGTTATGTGAAGCTACAGCAACACGACAAGGCATTGGCCGATTGTAAACATGCCCTCGAGCTTGACAGCCAATCAGTAAAGGCGCACTTTTTCCTGGGTCAATGTCAGCTTGAGATGGAGAATTATGAAGAGGCCATTGGCAACCTACAGAGag CCTACAACTTGGCGAAGGAACAGCGTCTGAATTTTGGCGATGATATCCCAAGTGCTCTTCGCATTGCCAAGAAAAAACGCTGGAACAACATAGAAGAGAAGCGAATCAACCAAGAAAATGACCTGCACGCTTATCTCAGCAAACTCATCCTCGCTGAGAAAGAGAG agAGATGGAGGACTCCAGATTTAAACAATCAGAGGACAGTCAGAACGGAAGCGAGATTAGCAAGATCAAATCCAAACAC GATAAATATTTGATGGACATGGATGAGCTCTTCTCtcaagtagacgaaaagaggaaG AAGCGAGATATCCCAGACTACTTGTGTGGAAAGATCAGTTTTGAGCTCATGAGAGAACCCTGCATTACGCCCAGCGGCATAACCTACGACCGCAAGGACATAGAGGAGCATCTACAG CGTGTCGGTCATTTTGACCCGGTCACCCGCAGCCCACTGACACAAGATCAGCTGATTCCCAATCTGGCCATGAAGGAAGTGATCGATGCTTTCATGCAGGAGAACGGCTGGGTGGAAGactactaa